A single Sporosarcina sp. FSL W8-0480 DNA region contains:
- a CDS encoding LD-carboxypeptidase: MRIRPKRLQPGDTIGIVAPSSPPNQANLERSLAFLRGFGLKWKFGRNVNSVNGYLAGTDDERLQDLEDMFTDPSIDGIICAGGGYGSARFTDRLDLQLIRENPKIFWGFSDITFLHTAMGLYSNIVTFHGPMLASCVGKDTFHELSAKMFMQLFEPMELHYTEDISPLGTISGGVAQGEIVGGNLSLLADTMGTKFEVETKGKLLFIEDVGEEPYRVDGMLNQLRMAGKFSDASGIIIGDFSEVDLKKTKSSFTIDEVFEQYFGDIGKPVVKGFKIGHCEPHFAIPLGVEAKLDGDEKTLTILPGVV, encoded by the coding sequence ATGAGAATACGACCGAAAAGGCTACAGCCGGGAGATACGATTGGTATCGTCGCGCCATCCAGTCCGCCGAATCAAGCAAATCTTGAACGATCGCTCGCTTTTTTAAGGGGGTTTGGTCTGAAATGGAAATTTGGACGAAATGTGAATAGCGTCAACGGCTACCTTGCAGGAACTGATGATGAACGGCTCCAAGATCTCGAAGACATGTTCACTGATCCATCCATTGATGGCATCATCTGTGCGGGAGGCGGATATGGATCTGCCCGGTTTACAGATCGGTTGGATCTCCAATTAATACGCGAAAATCCGAAGATATTCTGGGGATTCAGTGATATCACATTCTTGCACACCGCGATGGGTTTGTACTCAAATATAGTTACATTCCATGGTCCGATGCTTGCGTCTTGTGTTGGAAAAGACACGTTCCATGAACTATCCGCAAAAATGTTCATGCAACTGTTTGAACCAATGGAACTTCATTATACCGAAGACATTTCTCCTCTTGGGACAATTAGCGGTGGAGTTGCACAGGGCGAAATTGTTGGAGGCAACCTTTCGCTGCTTGCCGACACAATGGGAACAAAATTCGAAGTCGAAACGAAAGGTAAATTGCTTTTCATTGAAGATGTCGGGGAAGAACCATATCGGGTGGATGGGATGTTGAACCAACTCCGCATGGCGGGTAAGTTTTCTGATGCTTCTGGAATCATAATAGGGGACTTTTCTGAGGTCGATTTAAAGAAAACGAAGAGTTCATTTACGATAGACGAGGTTTTTGAACAATACTTTGGGGATATTGGAAAACCGGTTGTAAAAGGATTTAAAATCGGCCATTGCGAGCCGCATTTTGCGATTCCGTTAGGTGTTGAGGCAAAGCTTGACGGGGATGAGAAAACACTCACGATCCTGCCCGGGGTGGTATAG
- the ureB gene encoding urease subunit beta produces the protein MKPGEIKAADGWIEINVGRAVKTVKVANTGDRPIQVGSHFHFIEVNKFLEFDREQAVGMHLNIPSGTAVRFEPGEEKEVELVEFGGRRHVFGLNKLTEGSTHKREEIIEKASDGGFKGADS, from the coding sequence ATGAAACCAGGAGAGATCAAGGCGGCAGACGGGTGGATTGAAATCAATGTCGGACGAGCCGTGAAGACAGTGAAAGTCGCGAATACAGGTGATCGTCCGATTCAGGTTGGGTCTCATTTCCATTTTATTGAGGTGAATAAATTCTTAGAATTCGATCGTGAGCAAGCGGTTGGAATGCATTTGAATATACCTTCAGGGACGGCGGTCCGTTTTGAACCGGGTGAGGAAAAAGAAGTGGAGCTCGTCGAGTTTGGCGGAAGACGCCATGTTTTTGGTTTGAATAAATTGACGGAAGGTTCCACACATAAACGAGAGGAAATTATAGAGAAAGCATCTGATGGAGGATTTAAAGGAGCTGACAGTTAA
- a CDS encoding C40 family peptidase, which yields MTEQSANMYACAVPVATVWTSPESAREMDTEGVSNPLQLNKWLEKLAYEERLDLCNSNRVQTQILYGEPVIVEEIVGDWAKVIAVWQPSKKDERGYPGWVPLVQLKKATPLEEAGGFIRVAVAKSQLWNKNGTPFMIVPFNTILPLTDESEDYFHVKTPDGEALILKTDIVRAPSVHQFKKRPLASAVDEGMAFLDIPYFWGGMSSYGFDCSGFTYNMLKACGYFIPRDASDQAKIGEEVPMDDSSFWEKGDLVFFANDEGKGNVRHVGFYYGNGLLLHSPSTGQSVELLKLEGSKLERDICAVRRFGVDRGRIE from the coding sequence ATGACAGAGCAAAGCGCAAATATGTATGCATGCGCAGTACCGGTCGCGACTGTTTGGACGTCACCGGAATCGGCTCGAGAAATGGACACGGAAGGTGTTTCCAATCCGCTTCAGCTGAATAAATGGTTGGAAAAGCTTGCATACGAAGAGCGTCTTGACCTATGCAACAGCAACCGTGTACAGACTCAAATATTGTATGGAGAACCGGTCATCGTAGAGGAAATCGTTGGTGATTGGGCGAAAGTGATTGCAGTTTGGCAACCATCGAAAAAGGATGAGAGAGGATATCCGGGCTGGGTACCACTTGTCCAATTGAAAAAGGCGACTCCACTTGAAGAGGCGGGCGGTTTCATACGAGTTGCCGTTGCAAAGTCACAGTTGTGGAACAAAAACGGTACGCCTTTTATGATTGTGCCATTCAATACGATTCTGCCATTGACTGATGAAAGCGAAGATTATTTCCATGTGAAGACACCGGATGGAGAGGCATTGATTCTTAAGACGGATATTGTACGTGCGCCTTCCGTCCATCAATTTAAAAAACGTCCTTTAGCATCAGCAGTTGATGAGGGCATGGCTTTTTTGGACATCCCTTATTTCTGGGGCGGCATGTCGTCGTATGGTTTTGATTGCTCCGGCTTCACATACAATATGCTGAAAGCTTGTGGGTATTTCATTCCAAGAGATGCGAGCGATCAGGCGAAGATCGGTGAAGAGGTGCCGATGGATGATTCGTCTTTCTGGGAGAAGGGTGATTTAGTATTCTTCGCGAACGATGAAGGAAAAGGCAATGTTCGACACGTCGGCTTTTACTATGGAAACGGTTTGCTTCTTCACTCTCCTTCAACAGGGCAATCGGTTGAATTGTTGAAGTTGGAGGGTTCGAAGCTTGAACGTGATATTTGTGCGGTTCGAAGATTTGGTGTGGATAGGGGGCGAATTGAATGA
- a CDS encoding ABC transporter ATP-binding protein, with protein sequence MLSVRDLYVSFRTFGGEVQALRGVSFDLYKGETLAIVGESGCGKSVTANTIMGLIPEPSGRIKNGSVLFKGKDLTKLDKSKMRKVQGVDISMIFQDPMTALNPTLKIGEQLTEGLRTHQKVSKAEAYKKAIELLEVVGIPNPEERMKQYPHQFSGGMRQRIVIAIALICEPELLIADEPTTALDVTIQAQILELFEEIQGRTGVSIILITHDLGVVAKIADRIAVMYAGKIIEIGTKREVFYTPQHPYTKGLLASVPRLDLKEEELQPIEGTPPDLFAPPIGCPFTARCPFAMEVCDRIYPGTTDLSVTHAVDCWLQDERAKRLFDK encoded by the coding sequence ATGCTTTCCGTACGAGATTTATATGTTTCATTCAGAACGTTCGGGGGGGAGGTACAAGCATTACGTGGCGTGTCCTTCGATTTATATAAAGGAGAGACACTCGCGATTGTCGGAGAGTCGGGTTGTGGGAAGAGCGTAACGGCGAACACGATAATGGGGTTGATCCCTGAACCTTCGGGACGCATCAAAAATGGAAGTGTTCTTTTTAAGGGCAAGGATTTAACGAAGTTGGACAAATCCAAAATGCGGAAAGTACAGGGTGTTGACATTTCAATGATATTCCAGGATCCGATGACTGCATTGAACCCGACACTTAAAATTGGTGAACAGCTTACGGAAGGGTTAAGAACCCACCAAAAAGTGAGTAAAGCCGAGGCGTATAAAAAGGCTATTGAGCTGCTTGAAGTGGTTGGCATCCCGAATCCTGAAGAGAGGATGAAGCAATATCCTCACCAATTTTCAGGAGGGATGCGGCAACGAATTGTCATCGCAATTGCGTTAATATGTGAACCTGAACTGTTAATAGCGGATGAGCCTACAACCGCATTGGATGTGACAATCCAGGCGCAAATTCTTGAATTGTTTGAGGAAATTCAAGGGCGGACAGGCGTTTCCATCATCCTGATCACGCATGACTTAGGTGTTGTTGCGAAGATAGCGGATCGAATTGCGGTTATGTATGCAGGTAAAATCATTGAAATCGGTACGAAGCGTGAAGTTTTCTATACTCCGCAACACCCTTATACAAAGGGCTTGCTTGCTTCCGTTCCGAGGCTTGACCTGAAGGAAGAGGAACTTCAACCGATCGAAGGGACGCCGCCGGATTTATTTGCCCCACCGATTGGATGTCCGTTCACGGCAAGATGTCCGTTTGCGATGGAAGTTTGCGATCGAATTTACCCGGGGACGACCGACTTATCCGTAACGCATGCAGTGGACTGCTGGCTGCAGGATGAACGAGCGAAAAGGTTGTTTGATAAATAA
- a CDS encoding oligopeptide/dipeptide ABC transporter ATP-binding protein: MTKNVILSVNNLKRHFDVGRGQKLKAVDGISFDIMRGETFGLVGESGCGKSTAGRTILGLYNKTDGEVLYEGQSIHDMTDNERYRFLKKMQMIFQDPYASLNPRSTVYEIIAEPMIVHKMYKTQEEMRARVHELLEDVGLNRDHANRYPHEFSGGQRQRIGIARSLALDPDFIIADEPISALDVSVQAQVVKLLQRLQREKGLTYLFIAHDLSMVKYISDRIGVMYLGHMVELTSSKQLYDKPLHPYTEALLSAIPIPDPDIEESRERILLKGELPSPINPPSGCVFRTRCPYAMEVCGELKPKWLEKEKGHFVACHLHDAEVMKRSDAVREAVGSS, translated from the coding sequence ATGACCAAGAACGTGATTCTGTCTGTCAATAACTTGAAGCGCCATTTCGATGTAGGTCGAGGCCAGAAGTTGAAGGCGGTCGATGGCATCAGTTTTGACATTATGAGAGGGGAAACATTCGGCCTTGTTGGAGAGTCCGGATGCGGGAAATCGACGGCGGGTCGAACGATTTTGGGCCTTTATAATAAAACGGACGGGGAAGTATTATACGAAGGGCAGAGTATCCACGATATGACGGACAACGAACGGTATCGATTTTTGAAGAAAATGCAAATGATCTTCCAAGATCCATACGCTTCTTTGAATCCGCGTTCCACCGTTTATGAAATTATTGCTGAGCCGATGATAGTCCATAAAATGTACAAGACCCAAGAGGAAATGCGCGCACGGGTACATGAATTGCTTGAAGATGTCGGTTTAAACAGGGATCATGCCAATCGCTATCCACATGAGTTTTCCGGTGGGCAGCGGCAACGTATCGGCATCGCCCGTTCGCTCGCACTCGACCCTGATTTCATCATTGCGGATGAGCCGATTTCGGCTTTGGATGTCTCTGTACAAGCTCAGGTCGTTAAGCTATTGCAACGATTGCAACGGGAAAAGGGGCTGACGTATTTATTCATCGCGCATGATTTGTCGATGGTCAAATACATATCGGACCGAATCGGCGTCATGTATTTGGGGCATATGGTGGAACTTACATCAAGCAAGCAGCTTTATGACAAACCATTGCACCCCTATACAGAAGCATTGTTGTCGGCCATTCCAATCCCAGATCCGGATATTGAAGAGTCTCGGGAACGAATATTATTGAAAGGTGAGCTTCCAAGCCCGATCAATCCACCGTCGGGTTGTGTGTTCCGTACGCGCTGTCCATATGCAATGGAGGTTTGTGGGGAATTGAAACCGAAATGGCTTGAAAAGGAAAAAGGACATTTTGTCGCCTGTCATTTGCATGATGCGGAAGTGATGAAACGGTCGGATGCGGTAAGAGAAGCTGTTGGGTCGTCCTGA
- a CDS encoding peptide ABC transporter substrate-binding protein, with protein sequence MVAMLALVLAACTANKDAGKEPGKTTEPTTNEGKDEGKSEDVAAAEKVLLLNNGDEPTSFDPSIGFNAVSWSALNNIMEGLTRLDKDHRAVEATAEKIDISDDGLTYTFTIRSNAKWSNGDPVTAGDFVFAWKHMLNPETASPAAFLAYFIEGAEAYNNGEGSADDIAIEAKDEKTFIVKLTSPNEAFLNIITNPSFFPINEKVASANPKWHTEASTFVGNGPFKLSAWDHDVSFEFEKNEHYWDAGVVKLDKVHWAMVNDTTTAYQMYQANELDVTGVPSEIADQLKDSDELRVDDQAGLYFYRFNTSMEPFTNKKIRQAFAFAVDQEEIVNYVTKNGEKPAHGFVTFGFIGPDGKEFRDTVGDLVSFNPDKAKQLLEEGMKEEGYTELPKVTITYSTSESHQNIAIALQSKFKEVLGVDAELQNVEGGVFLSEQKEFKYQMSRSSFLHDYADPVNALESFITGSSMNRTTWSNAEYDKLIADIKNETDENKRWELLKQADKLLMEEMPVFPLYFYNSTSLEKPGVSGILRHPVGYLDLKYADKN encoded by the coding sequence ATGGTGGCTATGCTTGCTCTTGTTCTTGCGGCATGTACTGCAAATAAGGACGCAGGGAAAGAGCCCGGTAAGACGACAGAACCTACGACCAATGAAGGAAAAGATGAAGGGAAGTCGGAAGATGTGGCTGCTGCTGAGAAGGTCCTTCTCTTGAACAACGGTGATGAGCCGACGTCATTTGATCCGTCCATCGGTTTCAATGCGGTGTCCTGGAGTGCGCTTAACAACATTATGGAAGGTTTGACGCGCCTTGACAAGGATCACCGGGCAGTGGAAGCAACGGCCGAAAAAATCGATATTTCTGATGATGGATTGACGTACACGTTTACAATCCGCAGCAATGCGAAATGGTCCAATGGCGATCCTGTAACAGCCGGGGATTTTGTATTTGCATGGAAACACATGTTGAATCCGGAAACAGCTTCACCGGCAGCGTTCCTTGCGTATTTCATCGAAGGGGCAGAGGCTTATAATAATGGGGAAGGTTCTGCTGATGACATCGCAATTGAGGCAAAGGATGAAAAGACGTTCATTGTCAAATTGACATCACCGAACGAAGCGTTTTTAAATATCATTACAAACCCAAGCTTCTTCCCGATCAATGAAAAAGTTGCATCCGCCAATCCTAAATGGCATACGGAAGCATCGACTTTCGTTGGAAACGGACCATTCAAATTATCTGCATGGGATCATGATGTGAGTTTTGAATTTGAAAAGAACGAACATTACTGGGATGCAGGCGTAGTTAAATTGGATAAAGTTCACTGGGCAATGGTGAATGATACGACAACTGCTTACCAAATGTATCAAGCCAATGAGTTGGATGTAACGGGCGTTCCATCTGAAATTGCTGACCAATTGAAAGATAGCGACGAGCTCCGCGTCGATGACCAAGCGGGCTTGTACTTCTACCGTTTCAATACTTCAATGGAGCCATTTACGAATAAAAAGATCCGTCAGGCATTTGCATTTGCAGTTGACCAAGAAGAAATCGTCAATTATGTAACGAAAAATGGAGAAAAACCAGCACATGGCTTTGTTACATTTGGATTCATCGGGCCGGACGGTAAAGAATTCCGTGATACGGTAGGCGATCTTGTATCCTTTAATCCTGATAAGGCGAAACAGCTTTTGGAAGAAGGGATGAAAGAGGAAGGATATACTGAACTACCTAAAGTTACAATTACGTACTCAACAAGTGAATCCCATCAAAATATTGCAATCGCTCTTCAATCCAAATTCAAGGAAGTATTAGGTGTTGATGCGGAATTGCAAAACGTTGAAGGCGGAGTTTTCCTATCTGAGCAAAAAGAGTTCAAATACCAAATGTCCCGTTCCTCTTTCCTGCATGACTATGCAGACCCTGTGAACGCGCTTGAAAGCTTCATTACCGGCTCTTCAATGAACCGTACTACATGGTCGAATGCTGAATATGATAAGCTTATTGCGGATATTAAAAATGAAACAGATGAAAACAAACGCTGGGAATTGTTGAAACAGGCGGATAAGCTTCTTATGGAAGAAATGCCTGTATTCCCTCTCTACTTCTATAACTCAACATCACTTGAAAAGCCGGGCGTATCCGGAATCTTGCGCCACCCTGTAGGCTATTTAGATTTGAAATACGCAGATAAGAACTAA
- the ureC gene encoding urease subunit alpha, translated as MKITHEQYARMFGPTVGDKVRLADTDLWIEIEKDYTTYGDEGIFGGGKSLRVSMGQNSEKTSEEGVLDTVITNAMIIDHTGIVKADIGIKNGRIVGIGKAGNPNTMDGVDQDMIIGVGTEVYGGEGLIATAGAIDTHIHFISPQQVETALNAGTTTFIGGGTGPASGSTATTVTPGKWHLHRMLQQIEDIPLNIGLFGKGSAAFPEPLVEQIRAGAIGMKIHEDWGATPSALDQSLKVADEYDIQIALHSDTLNEAGFVEDTIDAIDGRVIHVFHTEGAGGGHAPDQLKMASLPNVLPASTNPTKPFTTNTIDEHLDMLMVCHHLKRDVAEDVAFADSRIRPETIAAEDIMQDLGILSIMSSDSQAMGRVGEVTIRTWQTADKMKKQRGPLPQDEGKDNDNFRVKRYVSKYTINPAIAQGISHEVGSIEEGKLADIVLWEPAFFGVKAQIVIKGGVAVYAMTGDPNASIPTPQPMMGRRMYGFHGQGPQNAAMTFLPKIAVEEGLPEQLGLKKMIGTVKNCRNVSKADMKHNSEMPVIDVDPETYEVKIDGELATCDPVDVLPMAQRYFLF; from the coding sequence GTGAAAATTACACACGAGCAGTATGCAAGGATGTTCGGCCCGACTGTGGGCGACAAGGTTCGTTTGGCAGATACAGATCTATGGATTGAAATAGAGAAGGATTATACGACTTATGGAGACGAAGGCATTTTTGGCGGCGGAAAGTCCTTACGCGTATCGATGGGACAGAACAGTGAGAAGACGTCCGAGGAAGGGGTACTGGATACTGTCATCACGAATGCAATGATCATTGATCATACAGGCATCGTGAAGGCTGATATCGGTATCAAGAATGGAAGGATTGTCGGAATCGGTAAGGCCGGAAATCCGAATACGATGGATGGTGTCGACCAAGACATGATCATCGGTGTTGGAACAGAAGTATATGGGGGCGAGGGGTTGATCGCGACAGCGGGTGCGATTGATACGCATATTCATTTTATCAGCCCTCAGCAAGTGGAAACGGCATTGAATGCAGGAACGACGACATTTATCGGCGGTGGGACAGGTCCCGCGTCTGGCTCGACAGCTACGACAGTGACTCCAGGAAAATGGCATTTGCATCGGATGCTTCAACAGATTGAAGACATTCCGCTGAATATTGGATTGTTCGGAAAGGGAAGCGCAGCTTTTCCAGAGCCGCTTGTTGAGCAGATTCGGGCAGGCGCGATTGGCATGAAAATCCATGAAGACTGGGGTGCGACACCTTCCGCATTGGATCAGAGCTTGAAAGTTGCAGATGAATACGATATCCAAATCGCATTGCACTCGGATACGTTGAACGAAGCTGGATTCGTCGAAGACACGATTGATGCGATTGACGGGCGGGTCATCCACGTTTTCCATACGGAAGGAGCGGGTGGTGGACACGCACCGGACCAATTGAAGATGGCGTCACTACCAAATGTATTGCCGGCTTCTACGAATCCGACAAAGCCGTTTACGACGAATACGATTGACGAGCATTTAGACATGCTCATGGTTTGCCATCACTTGAAACGTGATGTGGCGGAGGACGTTGCTTTTGCAGATTCTCGAATTCGCCCGGAGACGATTGCTGCCGAGGACATTATGCAAGATCTTGGGATTTTGAGCATCATGTCATCCGATTCCCAGGCGATGGGCCGGGTAGGCGAAGTGACGATCCGGACATGGCAGACTGCAGACAAAATGAAGAAGCAACGCGGTCCACTTCCGCAGGATGAAGGAAAAGACAATGATAATTTCCGAGTAAAGCGCTACGTTTCGAAATATACGATAAACCCAGCAATAGCCCAAGGGATTTCACATGAAGTCGGATCGATCGAGGAGGGCAAGTTGGCAGACATCGTTTTATGGGAACCTGCATTTTTTGGTGTTAAAGCTCAAATCGTCATTAAAGGCGGTGTGGCCGTATATGCAATGACGGGTGATCCAAATGCATCAATCCCAACACCGCAACCGATGATGGGCCGACGCATGTACGGATTCCATGGACAAGGCCCGCAAAATGCAGCGATGACATTCCTACCAAAAATCGCAGTAGAAGAAGGCCTTCCAGAACAACTTGGACTTAAGAAAATGATCGGAACAGTGAAGAATTGCCGCAACGTTTCAAAAGCGGATATGAAGCATAATAGCGAAATGCCTGTGATCGATGTCGATCCGGAGACGTATGAAGTGAAGATTGACGGTGAACTGGCAACATGCGATCCGGTCGACGTCCTTCCGATGGCGCAAAGGTATTTCTTATTCTAA
- the ureA gene encoding urease subunit gamma, whose protein sequence is MKLSPVEQEKLLLHVAGELALKRKARGVKLNYPEAVALICHFIMEGARDGKSVAQLMSEGKQLLTVDDVMEGVGDMVKDVQIECTFPDGTKLVTVHHPIQ, encoded by the coding sequence TTGAAACTATCACCAGTTGAACAGGAAAAGTTATTGTTACACGTAGCAGGGGAACTCGCGTTGAAGCGTAAAGCTCGAGGCGTCAAGTTGAATTATCCTGAGGCTGTAGCTCTTATTTGTCATTTCATCATGGAGGGTGCCCGAGATGGGAAGTCTGTTGCGCAGTTGATGAGTGAGGGGAAACAATTATTGACGGTGGACGATGTAATGGAAGGCGTCGGCGACATGGTAAAGGATGTACAGATTGAGTGCACGTTTCCGGATGGGACCAAGTTGGTTACGGTGCATCACCCAATTCAATAA
- a CDS encoding urease accessory protein UreF — MKQPNDDLNNLSNTVAIPTDIQFLRLLQIHDSAFPIGTYTQSYGMETYIQEDDIRVKEELIAFCKTFLHYNLVYGDAILIQEAFEAAKNKDIDRLLHLEELCGAIKLAKESRDASVNLGRQFIKTVAPLVEDVFFDEWKGRITANEIKGHYAILYGIYCAVNGVNAHHAVLSYLFSSVNGLVQNAVRAVPFGQNTGVQAMHQLSEEVVKAAGIVANLKEEDISNNALGIELASMKHEYLFSRLFIS, encoded by the coding sequence ATGAAACAACCGAACGACGATTTAAACAACCTTTCAAATACCGTGGCCATTCCCACTGACATCCAGTTCCTTCGACTGCTCCAAATCCATGACTCTGCATTCCCAATCGGTACTTACACACAATCGTACGGGATGGAAACGTACATCCAGGAGGACGACATCCGGGTAAAGGAGGAACTCATTGCTTTTTGCAAAACGTTTCTCCACTATAACCTCGTCTACGGGGATGCCATTCTTATACAGGAAGCATTTGAAGCTGCTAAAAACAAGGACATCGATCGACTTTTGCATTTGGAAGAGCTCTGCGGGGCAATCAAGCTTGCGAAGGAGTCAAGAGATGCGAGTGTCAACTTGGGCAGACAATTCATCAAGACTGTTGCACCTCTTGTAGAGGACGTATTTTTTGATGAATGGAAAGGCCGTATCACTGCCAATGAAATTAAAGGGCATTATGCGATTTTATACGGCATTTATTGCGCAGTTAATGGAGTCAATGCCCACCATGCGGTCTTGTCGTATTTATTCTCATCAGTGAACGGCCTTGTCCAAAACGCAGTGCGAGCCGTTCCATTCGGACAAAATACAGGCGTCCAAGCAATGCATCAGCTATCCGAAGAAGTCGTCAAGGCTGCCGGCATTGTCGCTAATTTGAAAGAAGAAGACATCAGCAACAACGCATTAGGCATCGAGCTTGCCTCGATGAAACACGAATACCTATTCTCAAGATTATTTATTTCGTAA
- a CDS encoding urease accessory protein UreE produces MLIEKIIGNIGDTEEISGKRIEWVELEWEELSKRILRTETNEGTDIALRINQEEPLKYGDLLFEDDERCIVIRTKMEQVIVIRPKDMVEMGKAAFELGNRHTPALIEKDEIVVRADHTLAPLLDEVGVAYETTERRFKQPFKYRGHSH; encoded by the coding sequence ATGTTAATTGAAAAAATCATAGGCAATATCGGAGATACCGAAGAAATTTCAGGGAAACGCATCGAATGGGTCGAACTGGAATGGGAAGAACTAAGCAAGCGTATTTTGCGTACAGAAACGAATGAAGGTACGGACATCGCTTTACGCATCAATCAGGAGGAACCGTTGAAATACGGTGACCTCTTGTTTGAAGACGACGAGCGTTGCATCGTTATCCGGACGAAAATGGAACAGGTCATCGTTATTCGACCGAAGGATATGGTTGAAATGGGTAAAGCCGCTTTCGAGCTTGGCAACCGTCATACACCTGCTTTGATCGAAAAAGATGAGATTGTCGTGCGTGCGGATCATACGCTTGCACCATTATTGGATGAGGTGGGTGTGGCATATGAAACAACCGAACGACGATTTAAACAACCTTTCAAATACCGTGGCCATTCCCACTGA